From the Anguilla rostrata isolate EN2019 chromosome 5, ASM1855537v3, whole genome shotgun sequence genome, the window ttttgttttattttgaagggGGGCTTTGAATCAATCATCAGAGGGGGTTATCTGTATTTATGTGGCAATGTCAAAATCGCAAACATCTTCATCAGACGTTTTTGTTGTGGTTGCCAGCGAAAAAAATAAGGTATCATCATAACTTCACACACAGCATATTGTATAGCAATGGAAAGCATGCACCAACATGTTCTTCATAAGTGCATATGACTTTTGTATTACGCTTCATATTGTACCAATATTGTAACTAAGTatcttttaataatttaattaatagtcTTAAGTTATGAATTATGTAGCTGAGTATATGATTCCTATGTTTCTCATTGGTTTCTAGTGGCAGGAGTCCCAACACTAACCCATGCTTTACTGTACTGGAAGCGTTATACAGCAGGATGTttcattcagcacatttctgtTTATAGAGCGCTTTTAGATATTAAACACTGGCCCAGGTGTCCAAAGCTGCCTAAATCTACACAGCCGGCTGCCCTGCCTCCTTcgctctgtctctatctctatctctctctcattcactctctctgtttctctctctctctcactctgttacCTCTCTTTCGttttctctctcaatttcaatctCTCACTCGATCTCACTGTTctttccccatttctctctgtgtctcactcactcacactgtctctctctctctctctgcctctctctcactgtgtctctctctctccttctctgtccaGGTCCTGTCCTTTATCACCTTTGTGTGTTTCGTGGCGTCCACGGCAGCCTCCTTCATCACAGCCCCCCTCATCGAGTTCCTTTTggccttcttcctcctcttcgcCTACTCCACCAAGATCAACGAGCGCTTCAAGGGCTTCCACTGGCCCCTGATGGTGAGTCCCCATCCTGCCCACCAGGGGGAGCTCCTCCATGATCTGGTGACTTAGGGCAGTGTTTTCTCAACCCtcgtcctggggacccactgggtatgctggttttggttatagcccCATCTCTTAATCAATTatggttgttgaaaatgtgttctacCACAGTTGTGCGACTAAACTTATTTTAAGACTGTTTGGCTTGTTTCCATTTGCTTTCAGTCAACTccatttatttcacagaaacGGTTTCAGGTTTCCACACGGAAATGCGAGGAAATGTGAGCCAACTGATTTCACCTGCCAGTTtgtaatttaatcaattaaaaatgttacctcTTTCAACTGACGTTTGTGTCTAATTAACAACAGTTAGCAGCTCATTTCAGGGGAGAGCTTGTTAGTGCGGTTGGAACAAGAACCAGCCTACATTGCGtgtctccaggaccagggatgaGAAACACTGACGTAGGAAATCTGTAAATCCGAGCTACCctatcctgttcctggagatctgccgtcctgtaggttttcatttcaaagctaATATggcgcacctgattctactaattagcagctcaacgaggtATCTAGCTGTTTTATGAGGTGCGTTTTGTTAGGGtaggagtgaaaacctacaggcaGATCTCCTGGAGCAggggttgggcagcccagcTGTAAACGGTAAAACCTGGGTTTGtcatccttttttctttccttcttaaAGGATTTTCTGCGCTGCGTCAGCGCTTCCATCATCTATTTCATCATCTCCATCATCGCCGTCTCCAAATACACAGACGGGGCGTCCAAAGCAGCGGGGGTGAGCCTGACTTTAATGACCTTTTTCAGTTGCGCATTGCTGGCAGTGACCTCGACTAGAGCCAAAGTGCTTCTGTTCAATTCCCTATGAAGGTGAGGTGTGCGATGCGGGCCAAAGTCATGCATAAAATGGAGTGGCCactgttgttcttttttagcGTTTCTGTGATAGCCATTTGGGGGCATTTGTGTGCCTACTTTCAGTTACATGTTAGCTATTACAAAACGTTTGTTTTGAATGAGCATTGTTTTGTGCCTTAATGGGTCAGTGGTCTGCttgctgtacatgtgtgtttgagcaGTGCTGCCTgttccattatttatttccattattgcACATGCCTTTTCTTGAAAACGCTCATGTGTGCTGTTACTCCTAACATTGGCAGTGTGGGGGCATATTGtgttacgggggggggggggcatgctggCGCCACATGGCATTAACCTGGCCCTGTCCCATTTTACATCTGCTTTCAGAGCAGTATTCATATcaaaggctctctctctctctctctctctctgtctctccctctctccttctctctccctcccgctctctttctccctctctctctctctctctgcaggtgtttgGGTTCATTGCGACCATTGTCTTCGCTTTGGATTTTTACCTGATCTTTAACGACCTCGCGAATTTCCTCAAGCAAGGCGGGGACTCTGCTGACGGGCCACCAGCAGGTAACACACTcgtttcttctctctcttcttttctctctctctccacctgacTATTTTTTCATTGAAGAACTGGAATTGAGGGACTACATTTGGTTGGACACTTGGACCAGTTAAGGACCACttatcagctgtgtgtgtgtgtgtgtgtgacccttcTAGTTATGAACTTTTACCCAAGTCCATTTTGAACTACCCACAttttttcagagtaaaaagttcAGTGTAATTCTGAATTTGACGTGCATGTTAAGACAGAAGTGTTGGATACGTTTTCAAAAAACTCTAGGGTTCCATTTAAATGCAGGAGCATAATGTTTCCTACATTTAACAGGCATTTCCACATTCACTTTTCATCgttcctcccccacccctgccacaGAGGGGGACAAACAAGGAATCAGGAAATTATCATTCTGTTTTCAAAAGCCCCCCCCGTTTGGGGCCTCTGAGTTCTCCGCGCAGGCTAGCCTTAGCTCATCCCTCAGTGCTGGATTTTGTGAGTGAATACAGGGGGTTTCCCCTCATGGCTGCTAATCGTGGACAGTGGCCATGGCTCTGGCCCACATGCTCCAGCTGTAAGGaggaggggtcagaggtcagcagtGAGACAGTCCACATGGTGTGCGTGAGATGCACATCCACAAAGGACACATTGAGCACCACTGAATGGAGGCCTTCACAACCCATATGAAAGCTTATCGCTCCTCATTTTTTGTTgcctaaaaatgttttatcttctCCAAAATGGGAGCGCCCATTTTTGGAGAAGTTGTATTCGTAAACCCAGCTAATTTCTGCAGTGTTCTCCTGACTATCCAGGAGAGCGTAGACAAGTGCACGCTCTCCGTCTAGACTTGCTGCCAGACATAGCCCCATGTGACCGTGCAGTTCACCAGCTCAGTCAGCCTGACCTTTACATGTAGCTGAGCCACGCTATCTACACCAAAACCTATTCATTCTGTGGCAATGTGGGAAGTAAACCACCGTCAAAATGTAACTTACTaatacaatatattacattgCCTAGTTTACTTTGCATGCGATTATGTGATTTGCGCAACAGACATGCATGTCTAGAGTGACACACACCTTGCAACTGACATACTGAAGATGAAgttaaattttttaatatataatatgaatATCTAGTTTATGGGAATGCAAACTGGATATTCACCTCATTAAAGGTGCAGCGGAAGGGATTCTGAAATCCCTGTTCCCCTTCTCCACTAGTCCTGCACTGCATAGAGCCCCGTCAGCATGGTATTCATGTCTGTAAATCGACCGTAGCACTGAAGAATGTCCATGTGACATATCGTCGTCTGGTTTTTCCTGTATTCTGGGAATTTCCATTGCATCCTGCTGAATGACAAGTTAACATCCTGCTTTTCAACCAATGGTAGGGAATAGAGGACCCGGACGTGGCCTTGAGCTAAGGCCAGTTTCTGTTTCCTCCTGAGTATGCCGATCCTGTCTTTGTGTTGCAGATAATGACTCCGATTCAGACTCCGACTGAAACTCGGTTCTCAAGAGGACCCCGTGACCGTCCACAACCGTGCCCGACAAGACAACGCCATTCCAGAAGATGTGAGGTCATCCAGGAATCAGAATTTTATTGCAACttgcaattatttaaaaaaaaggtttgagcGTTCTGATCCGGAGTCTTTGAGACTACGGCACAGGGTTTTGTATTTTAGCCTACCTGGAAAAAATGTGATGGGTGAAGCTTCCGGAAAGTCCATATGTGAAACCCTCACGTGTTGCCAAAGATTGTGTGATTTGGACCACTCATAAAGCTATGCCTTGACTTTATACAAAGTGATTTATAAACCTGTGTTACTATCGTTATGGCTAGGGGCATTGAGTcgttaaaaaatgaaatccgACTTTTTGAAAACTATAAttatatagtgtttttttttcttcagcagttCAGACAAATGGCAAACCTGACAAATCTGCATTTCTGTGCCTTGTTTACTATAAAGCATCATTTTGGAGCTGTTATTGACAGTTCTTTGCAGCATTTGTAAATCCATACAGTAGTTTAGATGATTTACACATATGCAAGCATTTATGCCCTTCAGTATTTGACTTGCTTTATGGCAAGTTGGGGAAGAGAGGATGAGTATACAAGTGACACTATGGTTTATTTCTTGCTTTTACATAGTTTATTCCTAGGAGaaataatttagcatttttctattttataatGTATAACACGTTTTGGAAAAATAGTACGAAAACAGGGGCACTGGATACCCCCAAGCCCAAatccaaaatgttaaaatgtgttctgcTTGATTCAGAACTGGCTTTGAATGCCAAAACTGAATGCTTTCTTAATTTCGACTTAAGTGTACTGAAATGTTTACGCTACAAAACCCATTGGCAGCTGGCTGGCTGGATACACCATCTGCCCAatggctaacgtgctaacataGATGGCTTGGCCTGGTTCTTAAAATCTGTGAGATATATTagcatttcactgtaaataGATTCACACTGCTACCCAGCtgacaatataatttttttataatgttgtgGCAATGCTGTGACAAGCATTACCTGGGTGGTTAGCCTTCTAGCAAATCACTGCCCAAATATCTTTGCCCACTGAACTGCTATTAAGCTCAATTAATCTCAGGGTTCCAATATAGGAAGCCTTATCCTTCCATAATAACAGCGCtaaataattatgcattatGCAAGCACGTATGCCCTTAAGTATTTGACTTGCTTTATGGCAAGTTGGGGAAGAGAGGATGAGTATACAAGTGACACTATGGTTTATTTCTTGCTTTTACATAGTTTATTCCTAGGAGaaataatttagcatttttctattttataatGTATAACACGTTTTGGAAAAATAGTACGAAAACAGGGGCACTGGATACCCCCAAGCCCAAatccaaaatgttaaaatgtgttctgcTTGATTCAGAACTGGCTTTGAATGCCAAAACTGAATGCTTTCTTAATTTCGACTTAAGTGTACTGAAATGTTTACGCTACAAAACCCATTGGCAGCTGGCTGGCTGGATACACCATCTGCCCAatggctaacgtgctaacataGATGGCTTGGCCTGGTTCTTAAAATCTGTGAGATATATTagcatttcactgtaaataGATTCACACTGCTACCCAGCtgacaatataatttttttataatgttgtgGCAATGCTGTGACAAGCATTACCTGGGTGGTTAGCCTTCTAGCAAATCACTGCCCAAATATCTTTGCCCACTGAACTGCTATTAAGCTCAATTAATCTCAGGGTTCCAATATAGGAAGCCTTATCCTTCCATAATAACAGCGCTAAATAATTATGGCTTTGAAAAAGCTTTGTGTGCTCTCACTGATTgtacaatcatttatttttattttacattgaaattggaaaaaaacaaaaacaaaaaaaaaaacaaccagatAAACATATTGCCACTTGTATTTATTGGCCACATtcatcatttgtttttcctctgtcagATTTTCCCCCCCGAGGAACAAAACCTGTGTTTACTGCACTTTCGGTGCGGCCATTTTGACTGCAGAAATTCAGATCACGTCGCGTTCTGGAGGCAAATCATCTGGCAGGCTGCAAAGCCAACAACATACTACTTGTCTGAAGTGTTCCTACATCATGCGCAGATGTCAGACCAAGTAAACTCTCATAtacagacacgctcacacactcaatctctctctcatacacacctcaaacacaaacacacaaaagatATCATACATAAACGTGGACTTGAAATCCTTCAGAGACCTGTGCCTGACTGACTGAAGGACAGAGCCCTAATCAGTCAGGTGTACAAGGCCTCAGTTCTGACCCGTCACACACGCCCATGCCCATAAAAGGGGCTAGAACCGCAACACAGGCCTCCTTCAGTTCCTTTAACTTCGCTGCTCAccaataaaaatctaattaccAACAAATTACATTGTGCCACCGGAAAGAACTTCTCTCTGCTTGACCGGCTTCATCAGCAAAGTCAAACAGCACAAATAAACTACATGCGCCCCATCCACACGCCAAAAACGGAGCGGTCCCCATTACAAAACCCCTCGAACACGCTACAACTGCAGACgtttcaca encodes:
- the cmtm3 gene encoding CKLF-like MARVEL transmembrane domain-containing protein 3 isoform X2 codes for the protein MLQILYSFPQCHYFRFHSEKRALALYGDIRIQLLSTSGVCNPLYLHFAFAMGDIESPDSTPTRQAGFFALLPTKEFVTSRKGQLLIAEVVLSFITFVCFVASTAASFITAPLIEFLLAFFLLFAYSTKINERFKGFHWPLMDFLRCVSASIIYFIISIIAVSKYTDGASKAAGVSLTLMTFFSCALLAVTSTRAKVLLFNSL
- the cmtm3 gene encoding CKLF-like MARVEL transmembrane domain-containing protein 3 isoform X1; translation: MLQILYSFPQCHYFRFHSEKRALALYGDIRIQLLSTSGVCNPLYLHFAFAMGDIESPDSTPTRQAGFFALLPTKEFVTSRKGQLLIAEVVLSFITFVCFVASTAASFITAPLIEFLLAFFLLFAYSTKINERFKGFHWPLMDFLRCVSASIIYFIISIIAVSKYTDGASKAAGVFGFIATIVFALDFYLIFNDLANFLKQGGDSADGPPADNDSDSDSD